One genomic region from Knoellia sp. p5-6-4 encodes:
- a CDS encoding SLC13 family permease, protein MQDVIALGVLALVFLIATVRSINMGALALAAAAVVGVAVFGVETDEIVDGFPASLFVILVGVTYLFALAKNNGTVDWMVHASVRAVRGRVALIPWAMFGICAVIAGIGAATPATVAIVAPVAMGFAARYRISPVLMGMAITLGATGGSFSPIGIFGAITNGVVSDNELPGNPALLFALSVLTCLAITILAFVVFGGRELVARGRDASATAELSEQAAGASRAATRTAVTGTPESAVERGRQGTAVRDRDGVDDEGDDDSRLNPERMLTLVGLAFLAVTALLFGFDVGFTAIAVAVVLTLVFPASAKGAVDKVAWGTVLLVGGIVTYVNLLQEQGTVEWLGNEVAGVGAPLLAALLICLIGAVVSAFASTTGILGALIPLAVPFLLTGQVGAVGLVVALAISSSVVDISPFSTNGALCVANADDEQRDTVFRQLMVWGMALVVVAPLVTWSALVVPGWL, encoded by the coding sequence GTGCAGGACGTCATCGCCCTGGGCGTGCTGGCCCTCGTCTTCCTCATCGCCACGGTGCGCTCGATCAACATGGGGGCGCTCGCCCTCGCGGCGGCCGCCGTCGTCGGCGTCGCCGTGTTCGGCGTCGAGACCGACGAGATCGTCGACGGCTTCCCCGCATCCCTGTTCGTCATCCTCGTGGGCGTCACCTACCTGTTCGCGCTGGCCAAGAACAACGGCACGGTCGACTGGATGGTGCACGCGAGCGTGCGGGCCGTGCGCGGCCGCGTGGCCCTCATCCCGTGGGCCATGTTCGGCATCTGCGCCGTGATCGCCGGCATCGGCGCGGCGACCCCGGCCACCGTGGCGATCGTCGCGCCGGTCGCGATGGGCTTCGCCGCGCGCTACCGGATCAGCCCGGTGCTGATGGGCATGGCCATCACCCTGGGTGCCACCGGCGGCTCCTTCTCGCCCATCGGCATCTTCGGCGCCATCACCAACGGCGTCGTCTCCGACAACGAGCTGCCCGGCAACCCGGCGCTGCTCTTCGCCCTCTCGGTGCTCACCTGCCTGGCCATCACGATCCTCGCCTTCGTCGTCTTCGGCGGCCGCGAGCTCGTGGCGCGCGGACGTGACGCCTCGGCGACGGCAGAGCTCTCCGAGCAGGCCGCCGGGGCCAGCAGGGCGGCAACCCGCACGGCCGTCACCGGCACCCCGGAGTCGGCCGTCGAGCGGGGCCGCCAGGGCACCGCCGTGCGCGACCGCGACGGTGTCGACGACGAGGGCGACGACGACTCGCGGCTCAACCCCGAGCGCATGCTCACCCTCGTGGGGCTGGCGTTCCTCGCCGTCACCGCCCTGCTCTTCGGGTTCGACGTCGGCTTCACCGCCATCGCGGTCGCCGTGGTGCTGACCCTCGTCTTCCCCGCCTCCGCCAAGGGCGCGGTCGACAAGGTGGCGTGGGGCACCGTGCTGCTCGTCGGCGGCATCGTCACCTACGTCAACCTGCTCCAGGAGCAGGGCACGGTCGAGTGGCTCGGCAACGAGGTCGCGGGGGTCGGAGCGCCGCTGCTGGCCGCGCTGCTCATCTGCCTCATCGGTGCGGTCGTCTCGGCCTTCGCCTCCACCACCGGCATCCTCGGCGCCCTCATCCCGCTCGCGGTGCCGTTCCTGCTCACCGGGCAGGTCGGCGCGGTGGGCCTCGTGGTGGCGCTGGCGATCTCCTCGTCGGTGGTCGACATCAGCCCCTTCTCCACCAACGGCGCCCTCTGCGTGGCCAACGCCGACGACGAGCAGCGCGACACGGTCTTCCGCCAGCTCATGGTCTGGGGCATGGCCCTCGTCGTGGTGGCGCCCCTGGTCACCTGGTCGGCTCTCGTGGTGCCCGGCTGGCTCTGA
- a CDS encoding TIGR03936 family radical SAM-associated protein — protein MARQRTPEGPPPAPAVQKLRVRYAKRGRLRFSSTRDFQRALERALRRAGVPMAYSAGFHPHPKVSYANAAPTGTASEAEYFEISVTERVDPESVRAALDEALPDGLDVLEVVQASAGSLADRLQASDWVMEFTDVPLAELERAAGALLAQERAEVTRMFKTGPKTFDVRGAVVSLSAEASERPGCAILQVVVRHTTPAVRPDDVLTALRAVTEFAPPTPPLVTRLAQGPLQTASAGVADPLAADKDGAGT, from the coding sequence ATGGCCCGCCAGCGCACCCCCGAAGGACCGCCACCCGCACCCGCCGTGCAGAAGCTGCGGGTGCGCTACGCCAAGCGGGGGCGGCTGCGGTTCTCCTCCACGAGGGACTTCCAGCGCGCGCTCGAGCGGGCGCTGCGCCGCGCCGGGGTGCCGATGGCGTACTCGGCCGGCTTCCACCCGCACCCGAAGGTGTCCTACGCCAACGCCGCCCCGACCGGCACCGCGAGCGAGGCGGAGTACTTCGAGATCTCCGTCACCGAGCGGGTCGACCCCGAGTCGGTGCGGGCCGCCCTCGACGAGGCGCTCCCCGACGGCCTCGACGTGCTCGAGGTGGTTCAGGCCTCGGCCGGCTCGCTCGCCGACCGACTCCAGGCCAGCGACTGGGTCATGGAGTTCACCGACGTGCCGCTGGCCGAGCTCGAGCGGGCGGCGGGGGCCCTGCTGGCGCAGGAGCGGGCCGAGGTGACCCGGATGTTCAAGACGGGGCCGAAGACCTTCGACGTGCGCGGCGCCGTCGTGTCGCTGTCCGCTGAGGCCTCGGAGCGGCCCGGGTGTGCGATACTGCAGGTGGTCGTCCGGCACACCACACCTGCCGTACGCCCCGACGACGTTCTGACCGCGCTGCGAGCAGTCACGGAGTTCGCGCCGCCGACACCACCCCTGGTGACCCGGCTGGCGCAGGGCCCGCTGCAGACCGCATCCGCTGGGGTGGCCGACCCATTGGCTGCCGACAAGGACGGCGCCGGCACCTGA
- a CDS encoding Rne/Rng family ribonuclease, whose amino-acid sequence MASTEDLFQAPQGSAEGETAAAAQAPATDSAAAPAPARKRAPRRATKKAAAPAPSQSAESRSTDEKPADEAPATDQPVDQPVDQPADDKPADESSADDKPAKPARKRAAKKTARKSAKKAAPEVEGTVEATAEAVEATVEPAGAEVAPLGEALDEGAEQREESDAREAAAGASAVPSLGVLFKAPETPVVPSRRRARKAQPEVEEPQGGEASADEGEQAEQPAEEEATEGGRGRRRRNRGGKGRRGRGAAEGEESAEPDTLLQAPEAGQEAPAEEAEAGGEGAEEGAEGEGGTSRRRTRRRRRSGNAAEGEAEPGVVTKVREPRKERDEPTSLKGSTRLEAKKQRRREGREAGRRRTIITEAEFLARRESVERTMVVRERDGRTQIGVLEDDVLVEHYVSRETNVSMAGNVYLGRVQNVLPSMEAAFVDIGKGRNAVLYAGEVNWDAAGLEANQPKRIENALKSGDTVLVQVTKDPIGHKGARLTSQISLPGRYLVYVPEGNMTGISRKLPDTERARLKQILKEVVPESAGVIVRTAAEGASEEELRADVERLTKTWERIKSKADAKSGSKGKSGGAPALVHGEPDLTVRVIRDVFNEDFTSLVVAGDQAWQEVSEYLGDVAPDLAGRLKKWTSEEDLFSHYRVDEQIAKAMDRKVWLPSGGSLVIDRTEAMTVIDVNTGKFVGSGGNLEETVTKNNIEAAEEIVRQLRLRDIGGIIVIDFIDMVLESNRDLVVRRLLECLGRDRTKHQVAEVTSLGLVQMTRKRVGSGLIEVFSETCDHCNGRGIIVHAEPVERAVGGGESAGNGGGAARSRSRKGRSGGREAEEQQAPPTPTGPTPAQIAAAAHAAALKSAGVALEADGSEAPSQDQPVLEVHETESEEQQPAPARAQSAPERAPATEAAPERAPATEAAPAAAAPVHEAPAAQPAAPEPAAPRRRKRGRVVAPAGPPRASVASPAGEEDGAAPAPDA is encoded by the coding sequence ATGGCATCCACCGAAGACCTCTTCCAGGCTCCGCAGGGCTCCGCCGAGGGCGAGACCGCCGCGGCGGCGCAGGCCCCCGCCACCGACTCCGCAGCCGCCCCGGCGCCGGCCCGCAAGCGGGCTCCGCGACGGGCCACCAAGAAGGCGGCCGCGCCCGCCCCGTCGCAGTCCGCCGAGTCGCGGTCCACCGACGAGAAGCCGGCCGACGAGGCTCCCGCGACCGACCAGCCGGTCGACCAGCCGGTTGACCAGCCTGCCGACGACAAGCCCGCGGACGAGAGCTCCGCCGACGACAAACCCGCCAAGCCTGCCAGGAAGAGGGCGGCCAAGAAGACCGCGCGCAAGTCCGCCAAGAAGGCCGCGCCCGAGGTCGAGGGCACGGTCGAGGCAACCGCCGAGGCCGTCGAGGCGACGGTCGAGCCGGCCGGCGCCGAGGTGGCCCCGCTCGGGGAGGCCCTCGACGAAGGTGCCGAGCAGCGCGAGGAGAGCGACGCCCGGGAGGCAGCCGCTGGCGCCTCGGCCGTCCCGAGCCTCGGGGTGCTGTTCAAGGCGCCGGAGACGCCGGTGGTGCCGTCGCGACGCCGCGCCCGCAAGGCCCAGCCCGAGGTCGAGGAGCCGCAGGGCGGCGAGGCGTCGGCCGACGAGGGCGAGCAGGCTGAGCAGCCCGCGGAGGAGGAGGCCACCGAGGGCGGCCGCGGCCGTCGTCGCCGCAACCGCGGCGGCAAGGGGCGCCGGGGTCGCGGGGCTGCCGAGGGCGAGGAGTCGGCGGAGCCGGACACGCTGCTGCAGGCACCCGAGGCGGGCCAGGAGGCTCCGGCCGAGGAGGCCGAAGCCGGGGGCGAGGGCGCCGAGGAGGGTGCTGAGGGCGAGGGTGGCACGAGCCGCCGCCGCACCCGCCGTCGTCGCCGCAGCGGCAACGCGGCCGAGGGCGAGGCCGAGCCCGGCGTCGTCACCAAGGTGCGCGAGCCGCGCAAGGAGCGCGACGAGCCCACCTCGCTCAAGGGCTCCACCCGGCTCGAGGCCAAGAAGCAGCGCCGCCGCGAGGGCCGCGAGGCAGGGCGTCGACGCACCATCATCACCGAGGCCGAGTTCCTCGCCCGGCGCGAGAGCGTCGAGCGCACCATGGTCGTGCGCGAGCGGGACGGCAGGACCCAGATCGGCGTCCTCGAGGACGACGTGCTCGTCGAGCACTACGTCTCGCGCGAGACCAACGTCTCGATGGCAGGCAACGTCTACCTCGGCCGCGTCCAGAACGTGCTGCCCTCGATGGAGGCGGCCTTCGTCGACATCGGCAAGGGCCGCAACGCCGTGCTCTACGCCGGCGAGGTCAACTGGGACGCCGCGGGCCTCGAGGCCAACCAGCCCAAGCGCATCGAGAACGCGCTCAAGTCGGGCGACACCGTGCTGGTGCAGGTCACCAAGGACCCGATCGGCCACAAGGGCGCCCGCCTGACCAGCCAGATCTCGCTGCCGGGCCGCTACCTCGTCTACGTCCCCGAGGGGAACATGACGGGCATCTCACGCAAGCTCCCCGACACCGAGCGCGCCCGCCTCAAGCAGATCCTCAAGGAGGTCGTGCCCGAGAGTGCGGGCGTCATCGTGCGCACCGCCGCCGAGGGGGCGAGCGAGGAGGAGCTGCGGGCCGACGTCGAGCGCCTGACCAAGACGTGGGAACGCATCAAGTCCAAGGCCGACGCCAAGTCCGGCTCGAAGGGCAAGTCGGGCGGCGCCCCGGCGCTCGTCCACGGCGAGCCCGACCTCACGGTGCGCGTCATCCGCGACGTCTTCAACGAGGACTTCACCTCCCTGGTCGTCGCCGGCGACCAGGCCTGGCAGGAGGTCAGCGAGTACCTCGGCGACGTCGCGCCCGACCTCGCCGGCCGCCTGAAGAAGTGGACCTCCGAGGAGGACCTCTTCAGCCACTACCGGGTCGACGAGCAGATCGCCAAGGCGATGGACCGCAAGGTCTGGCTCCCGTCCGGCGGCTCCCTGGTCATCGACCGCACCGAGGCGATGACCGTCATCGACGTCAACACGGGCAAGTTCGTCGGCTCGGGGGGCAACCTCGAGGAGACGGTCACGAAGAACAACATCGAGGCGGCCGAGGAGATCGTGCGCCAGCTCCGGCTGCGCGACATCGGCGGCATCATCGTCATCGACTTCATCGACATGGTGCTCGAGTCCAACCGCGACCTCGTGGTGCGCCGGCTCCTCGAGTGCCTCGGCCGTGACCGGACCAAGCACCAGGTGGCCGAGGTGACCTCGCTCGGGCTGGTGCAGATGACACGCAAGCGGGTCGGCAGCGGCCTCATCGAGGTGTTCTCCGAGACCTGCGACCACTGCAACGGTCGCGGCATCATCGTCCACGCCGAGCCCGTCGAGCGGGCCGTCGGCGGTGGTGAGTCCGCCGGCAACGGCGGCGGTGCCGCCCGCTCCCGCAGCCGCAAGGGCAGGTCCGGCGGCCGCGAGGCCGAGGAGCAGCAGGCTCCGCCGACCCCGACCGGCCCGACGCCGGCGCAGATCGCCGCGGCTGCCCACGCTGCCGCGCTCAAGAGCGCCGGGGTGGCCCTCGAGGCCGACGGCTCCGAGGCGCCCTCGCAGGACCAGCCTGTGCTCGAGGTCCACGAGACCGAGTCCGAGGAGCAGCAGCCGGCACCGGCCCGGGCGCAGTCTGCACCCGAGCGCGCGCCCGCGACCGAGGCGGCACCCGAGCGCGCGCCCGCGACCGAGGCGGCACCTGCTGCCGCGGCCCCGGTCCACGAGGCCCCGGCTGCGCAGCCCGCAGCGCCCGAGCCAGCCGCCCCCCGGCGCCGCAAGCGCGGACGGGTGGTGGCCCCGGCCGGCCCGCCCCGCGCGTCGGTGGCGTCGCCCGCTGGCGAGGAGGACGGCGCGGCTCCCGCGCCCGACGCCTGA
- a CDS encoding glutamate-5-semialdehyde dehydrogenase yields the protein MSVPSMIDPAAVEQVRELATAARVAARRLALLSRADKDAALRAMADALDAATEQVIAANAEDLQRGREGGMAQGLLDRLTLDAARVAGVAQALRDIAALPDPVGEVVRGSTLPNGLEIRQVRVPMGVVGMIYEARPNVTVDAAGLALKSGNAVILRGGSAAASTNRALASVLRTTLEARGLPADAISLLDGGGHDAVRALMTARGLVDLLIPRGGAGLIQTVVTESTVPVIETGVGNCHVYVDAAADLDKALAIAVNAKTHRPSVCNAAESLLVDRAVADDFLPKVLAELGGAGVRLHTDPSSGEAAEKAGVAHEDATDEDWATEYLALEMAVRVVDDLDDALEHIRTYGSGHTEAIVTEDRAAARRFTSEVDAAAVMVNASTRFTDGGEFGFGAEIGISTQKLHARGPMALPELTTTKWIVEGDGQVRA from the coding sequence ATGTCCGTGCCCTCGATGATCGACCCCGCCGCCGTCGAGCAGGTCCGTGAGCTGGCCACGGCCGCCCGGGTGGCCGCCCGCCGCCTCGCCCTGCTCTCCCGGGCCGACAAGGACGCCGCGCTGCGCGCCATGGCCGACGCCCTCGACGCCGCGACCGAGCAGGTCATCGCGGCCAACGCCGAGGACCTCCAGCGCGGCCGCGAGGGCGGCATGGCCCAGGGACTGCTCGACCGGCTGACCCTCGACGCCGCGCGAGTGGCAGGGGTCGCGCAGGCGCTGCGCGACATCGCCGCGCTGCCCGACCCCGTGGGGGAGGTCGTGCGCGGCTCGACGCTGCCGAACGGCCTGGAGATCCGGCAGGTGCGGGTGCCCATGGGTGTCGTCGGGATGATCTACGAGGCGCGCCCCAACGTCACCGTCGACGCAGCCGGCCTGGCGCTCAAGAGCGGCAACGCCGTCATCCTGCGGGGCGGGTCCGCGGCCGCGTCGACCAACCGGGCGCTGGCCTCGGTGCTGCGCACGACCCTCGAGGCCCGCGGCCTGCCGGCCGACGCGATCAGCCTGCTCGACGGCGGCGGCCACGACGCGGTGCGCGCGCTCATGACCGCCCGCGGGCTGGTCGACCTGCTCATCCCGCGCGGCGGCGCGGGGCTCATCCAGACCGTGGTCACCGAGTCGACCGTGCCGGTCATCGAGACCGGCGTCGGCAACTGCCACGTCTACGTCGACGCCGCCGCCGACCTCGACAAGGCGCTCGCCATCGCGGTCAACGCCAAGACGCACCGGCCGAGTGTCTGCAACGCGGCCGAGTCGCTGCTCGTGGACCGGGCGGTGGCCGACGACTTCCTCCCCAAGGTGCTCGCCGAGCTCGGCGGCGCGGGCGTGCGGCTCCACACCGACCCCTCGTCCGGCGAGGCTGCCGAGAAGGCAGGCGTGGCGCACGAGGACGCGACCGACGAGGACTGGGCGACCGAGTACCTCGCGCTCGAGATGGCCGTGCGGGTCGTCGACGACCTCGACGACGCACTCGAGCACATCCGGACCTACGGGTCGGGGCACACCGAGGCCATCGTCACCGAGGACCGCGCGGCAGCCCGGCGGTTCACCAGCGAGGTCGACGCCGCGGCCGTGATGGTCAACGCCTCGACGCGGTTCACCGACGGTGGCGAGTTCGGCTTCGGCGCCGAGATCGGCATCTCGACGCAGAAGCTGCACGCCCGCGGGCCGATGGCCCTGCCGGAGCTCACGACGACCAAGTGGATCGTGGAGGGCGACGGCCAGGTCCGTGCCTGA
- the pdxY gene encoding pyridoxal kinase PdxY, with product MSILSIQSSVAYGHVGNSAAVFPLQRLGVEVWPVYTVHFSNHTGYGQWRGPLLPASDVREVITGVEERGAFPNVDAVLSGYQGGEDIGDVILDAVARVKKANPEAIYACDPVMGNAKSGCFVHPAIPVLLRERVVPAADLITPNQFELGFLTETEPESLEDTLTAVDKARAMGPQTVLVTSVLRPDRPKDTIEMLAVNGDGAWIVQTPQLPLKANGSGDVTAALFTAHLLSTGSAAEALGRTASSVFDLLENTLSSGERELQLVQSQESIAHPKMQFEVRQVR from the coding sequence GTGAGCATCCTGTCGATCCAGTCCTCGGTCGCCTACGGCCACGTCGGAAACAGCGCGGCGGTCTTCCCGCTGCAGCGCCTCGGGGTGGAGGTGTGGCCCGTCTACACGGTGCACTTCTCCAACCACACCGGCTACGGCCAGTGGCGCGGGCCGCTGCTGCCGGCCAGCGACGTGCGCGAGGTGATCACCGGTGTCGAGGAGCGCGGGGCGTTCCCGAACGTCGACGCGGTGCTCTCGGGCTACCAGGGCGGCGAGGACATCGGTGACGTCATCCTCGACGCCGTCGCCCGCGTGAAGAAGGCCAACCCCGAGGCGATCTACGCGTGCGACCCGGTGATGGGCAACGCCAAGAGCGGCTGCTTCGTGCACCCGGCGATCCCGGTGCTGCTGCGCGAGCGCGTGGTGCCGGCGGCCGACCTCATCACGCCGAACCAGTTCGAGCTCGGCTTCCTCACCGAGACCGAGCCGGAGTCCCTCGAGGACACCCTCACTGCCGTCGACAAGGCGCGCGCCATGGGCCCGCAGACGGTGCTCGTGACGAGCGTGCTGCGCCCCGACCGGCCCAAGGACACCATCGAGATGCTGGCCGTGAACGGTGACGGCGCATGGATCGTGCAGACCCCGCAGCTGCCCCTGAAGGCCAACGGCTCCGGCGACGTCACGGCGGCGCTCTTCACCGCGCACCTGCTCTCGACCGGCAGCGCGGCCGAGGCGCTCGGCCGCACCGCCTCGAGCGTCTTCGACCTGCTCGAGAACACCCTCAGCTCAGGCGAGCGCGAGCTGCAGCTGGTGCAGTCACAGGAGAGCATCGCGCACCCGAAGATGCAGTTCGAGGTCAGGCAGGTGCGCTGA
- the rpmA gene encoding 50S ribosomal protein L27, whose product MAHKKGASSTRNGRDSNAQRLGVKRFGGQLVNAGEILVRQRGTHFHPGDGVGRGGDDTLFALVAGNVQFGTKRGRKTVNIVPAETVAAE is encoded by the coding sequence ATGGCACACAAGAAGGGTGCGTCCTCGACCCGAAACGGTCGTGACAGCAACGCACAGCGACTCGGCGTCAAGCGCTTCGGCGGCCAGCTGGTCAACGCGGGCGAGATCCTCGTCCGCCAGCGCGGCACGCACTTCCACCCCGGTGACGGCGTGGGCCGTGGCGGCGACGACACGTTGTTCGCCCTGGTCGCCGGCAACGTGCAGTTCGGCACCAAGCGCGGCCGCAAGACCGTGAACATCGTCCCGGCGGAGACCGTCGCCGCGGAGTGA
- the rplU gene encoding 50S ribosomal protein L21 — MYAIVRAGGRQEKVSVGDVLIIDKVSAQAGDTVDLTPLLVVDGSTITSDADKLAKVKVTAEVVKPAKGPKITIMKYKNKTGYKKRQGHRQHLTQVKVTAIEA; from the coding sequence GTGTACGCGATTGTTCGCGCTGGTGGCCGACAGGAAAAGGTGTCGGTCGGCGACGTCCTCATCATCGACAAGGTTTCCGCCCAGGCCGGCGACACCGTTGACCTCACGCCGCTTCTCGTGGTCGATGGCTCCACCATCACCAGCGACGCCGACAAGCTCGCCAAGGTGAAGGTCACCGCCGAGGTCGTCAAGCCCGCCAAGGGCCCGAAGATCACGATCATGAAGTACAAGAACAAGACCGGCTACAAGAAGCGCCAGGGCCACCGTCAGCACCTGACCCAGGTCAAGGTCACCGCGATCGAGGCCTGA
- the obgE gene encoding GTPase ObgE yields MANFVDRVVLHVAAGDGGHGVASVKREKFKPLGGPDGGNGGRGGSVILRVDPQATTLLDYHHHPHRKAPNGKPGAGDERNGADGDDLVLPVPEGTVVKGTEGEVLADLVGQHAEFVIARGGRGGLGNKALASPRRKAPGFALLGEPGDVLDVVLELKSLADVALIGFPSAGKSSLVSVLSAAKPKIADYPFTTLVPNLGVVMAGDERFTIADVPGLIPGAHQGKGLGLEFLRHVERCSVLVHVIDCATLEPGRDPMTDLDVIEEELAQYVPDDSLGGRPLAERTRIVVLNKADVPEARELAEMVRPDLEARGVEVFVVSAVARTGLKELTFAMARHVAEHRREFEVVEAPRVVIRPKAVDDSGFRVVRENTPDGEVFRIEGERPTRWVRQTDFSNDEAVGYLADRLSRAGIEEALFKAGAVAGATVLIGPKDNAVVFDWEPTMATGAELLGARGTDLRLEEASRPTREQKRSEYADRRAAKSAARDELAAERRAGHWATVREDDDE; encoded by the coding sequence ATGGCCAACTTCGTCGACCGCGTCGTGCTGCACGTCGCCGCCGGCGACGGCGGCCACGGCGTGGCCTCCGTCAAGCGCGAGAAGTTCAAGCCGCTCGGCGGCCCCGACGGCGGCAACGGCGGTCGTGGCGGCAGTGTCATCCTGCGGGTCGACCCGCAGGCAACGACGCTGCTCGACTACCACCACCACCCGCACCGCAAGGCGCCCAACGGCAAGCCCGGCGCCGGCGACGAGCGCAACGGCGCCGACGGCGACGACCTCGTGCTGCCGGTGCCCGAGGGCACCGTGGTGAAGGGCACCGAGGGCGAGGTGCTCGCCGACCTCGTCGGCCAGCACGCCGAGTTCGTTATCGCCCGCGGCGGCCGCGGAGGCCTGGGCAACAAGGCGCTGGCCTCGCCCCGGCGCAAGGCGCCCGGTTTCGCCCTGCTCGGCGAGCCCGGCGACGTGCTCGACGTCGTGCTCGAGCTGAAGTCGCTCGCCGACGTCGCGCTCATCGGCTTCCCCTCTGCGGGCAAGTCCTCGCTGGTCTCGGTGCTCTCTGCCGCCAAGCCGAAGATCGCCGACTACCCGTTCACGACGCTCGTGCCCAACCTCGGCGTCGTCATGGCCGGGGACGAGCGCTTCACCATCGCCGACGTGCCCGGCCTCATCCCGGGCGCCCACCAGGGCAAGGGGCTCGGCCTGGAGTTCCTGCGCCACGTCGAGCGCTGCTCGGTGCTGGTGCACGTCATCGACTGCGCCACCCTCGAGCCGGGCCGCGACCCCATGACCGACCTCGACGTCATCGAGGAGGAGCTGGCGCAGTACGTGCCGGACGACTCCCTCGGCGGCCGGCCGCTGGCCGAGCGCACCCGCATCGTCGTGCTCAACAAGGCCGACGTGCCCGAGGCCCGCGAGCTCGCCGAGATGGTCAGGCCCGACCTCGAGGCCCGCGGGGTGGAGGTGTTCGTCGTCTCCGCGGTGGCACGCACCGGCCTGAAGGAGCTCACCTTCGCCATGGCCCGTCACGTCGCAGAGCACCGCAGGGAGTTCGAGGTCGTCGAGGCGCCGCGCGTCGTGATCAGGCCCAAGGCCGTCGACGACAGCGGCTTCCGTGTGGTGCGCGAGAACACCCCGGACGGCGAGGTCTTCCGCATCGAGGGGGAGCGCCCGACGCGGTGGGTCCGCCAGACCGACTTCTCCAACGACGAGGCCGTCGGCTACCTCGCCGACCGGCTCAGCCGTGCCGGGATCGAGGAAGCGCTGTTCAAGGCCGGAGCGGTTGCCGGGGCGACCGTGCTGATCGGCCCGAAGGACAACGCGGTCGTCTTCGACTGGGAGCCGACCATGGCCACCGGGGCCGAGCTGCTCGGCGCCCGGGGCACCGACCTGCGCCTGGAGGAGGCGAGCCGCCCCACGCGCGAGCAGAAGCGATCCGAGTACGCCGACCGCCGTGCTGCCAAGTCTGCCGCGCGCGACGAGCTGGCGGCCGAGCGCCGGGCCGGGCACTGGGCCACGGTCCGCGAGGACGACGACGAGTGA
- the proB gene encoding glutamate 5-kinase, which yields MTPARRREDVAKASRLVVKVGSSSLTDPDGGGLDERRLVALVDVLAQRRLEGTSVVLVSSGAIAAGIAPLGLTKRPWDLATQQAAASVGQGALVAAYQRAFGAHGLTVGQVLLTADDVTRRSHYTNAKRTIDRLLELGIVPIVNENDTVATQEIRFGDNDRLAALVAHIAHADALVLLTDVDALYDGPPSQAGSQRVPLVVGGLGLDHVRIGGTGSSVGSGGMVTKVEAASIANSAGITCLLTSTDQAGAALGGEDVGTLFVPTGSRRASRKLWLAHATTPRGRLMLDEGAVRAVVERRKSLLPAGITEVVGAFGDGDAVELCGPDGTVIGRGLVNYGSSELPDLLGRTTHELARELGPGYEREVVHRDDLVIL from the coding sequence ATGACCCCTGCGCGGCGGCGCGAGGACGTGGCCAAGGCCTCGCGGCTGGTCGTCAAGGTCGGTTCGTCGTCGCTGACCGACCCCGACGGCGGTGGACTCGACGAGCGCCGGCTGGTGGCCCTCGTCGACGTGCTCGCACAGCGTCGGCTCGAGGGCACCTCGGTCGTGCTGGTCTCCTCCGGCGCCATCGCCGCGGGCATCGCACCCCTCGGCCTGACCAAGCGCCCGTGGGACCTCGCGACGCAGCAGGCGGCGGCGAGCGTGGGGCAGGGGGCCCTCGTCGCGGCATACCAGCGCGCCTTCGGCGCCCACGGGCTCACGGTGGGGCAGGTGCTGCTGACCGCCGACGACGTGACCCGGCGCTCGCACTACACCAACGCCAAGCGCACCATCGACCGGCTCCTCGAGCTCGGGATCGTGCCCATCGTCAACGAGAACGACACCGTCGCCACCCAGGAGATCCGGTTCGGCGACAACGACCGCCTGGCCGCCCTCGTGGCCCACATCGCCCACGCCGACGCGCTGGTGCTGCTCACCGACGTCGACGCGCTCTACGACGGACCGCCGAGCCAGGCCGGCTCACAGCGGGTGCCGCTCGTCGTCGGCGGCCTGGGCCTCGACCACGTGCGCATCGGCGGCACCGGCTCGTCGGTCGGCAGCGGGGGCATGGTGACCAAGGTCGAGGCCGCGTCGATCGCCAACTCGGCGGGCATCACCTGCCTGCTCACCAGCACCGACCAGGCCGGCGCGGCGCTGGGCGGCGAGGACGTCGGCACCCTCTTCGTCCCGACCGGCTCACGGCGGGCGTCGCGCAAGCTCTGGCTCGCCCACGCCACCACGCCCCGCGGCCGGCTCATGCTCGACGAGGGTGCCGTCCGCGCGGTCGTCGAGCGACGGAAGTCGCTGCTGCCGGCGGGCATCACCGAGGTCGTCGGTGCCTTCGGGGACGGCGACGCCGTGGAGCTGTGCGGCCCCGACGGCACCGTGATCGGCCGGGGGCTGGTCAACTACGGGTCGTCGGAACTGCCGGACCTGCTCGGCCGCACGACGCACGAGCTGGCCCGCGAGCTCGGCCCCGGCTACGAGCGTGAGGTCGTCCACCGCGACGACCTCGTCATCCTCTGA